In Spirochaeta thermophila DSM 6578, the following proteins share a genomic window:
- a CDS encoding nucleoside kinase has protein sequence MNEIRVMLPNGHVLEVPYGTRVGDLLKTHLPDIHPVAARVNNELTSLTYKLEFNSSIEPVTFDQPEGMIIYRASLCFLLAMAAHRRGLRLIIGHSLGDGYFYTLRDREDVTPREVALLQEEMQDLIRSDIPIQRKVLSYQDAIWEFQGRDQMQTVKLLTFKNENKIPVFFCDTYCDLATIPLVPRTGLLNGFRLQHFPPGFVLRFPRHPEQPVPESYAPPLKLFQVYREYKEWGRTLSVASVGDLNTLVEARKEREFIQIAEALHEQRISQIASRIAAEAPRIKLVLVAGPSSSGKTTFAKKLSMYLKVFGLRPLAISLDNYFRPREETPLDEEGNYDFEALEALDIEVLNRDLVALFEGGSIRERLFNFKTGRSLHTERTITLPEKGIVVIEGIHGLNEALTSQIPREQKYKIYVSALTQLNLDDHNRIPTTDNRLIRRMVRDARFRGKTALETIQMWPSVRRGEERHIFPFQEEADILFNSALDYELGVLKVFAEPLLRTIKPYHREYAEAIRLLGFLENFLPISSQHVPGRSILREFIGDSEFHY, from the coding sequence ATGAACGAGATCCGCGTCATGCTTCCGAACGGCCACGTACTGGAAGTCCCCTACGGCACCCGGGTAGGAGACCTCTTGAAGACCCACCTCCCGGACATCCATCCCGTGGCGGCACGCGTCAACAACGAGCTCACCAGCCTCACCTACAAGCTCGAGTTCAACAGCAGCATAGAGCCCGTCACCTTCGATCAGCCCGAAGGCATGATCATATACCGCGCGAGCCTCTGCTTCCTCCTCGCCATGGCTGCCCACAGGAGAGGCCTCAGACTCATCATAGGACACTCCCTGGGCGACGGATACTTCTACACCCTCAGGGACCGCGAGGATGTCACCCCGAGAGAGGTGGCCCTCCTCCAGGAGGAGATGCAGGATCTCATCCGCAGCGACATCCCCATACAACGGAAGGTCCTCTCCTATCAGGACGCCATCTGGGAGTTCCAAGGAAGGGACCAGATGCAGACCGTCAAGCTTCTCACGTTCAAGAACGAGAACAAGATCCCCGTCTTCTTCTGCGATACCTACTGCGACCTCGCCACCATCCCCCTGGTACCCCGCACCGGCCTGCTCAACGGTTTCCGCCTTCAGCACTTCCCCCCCGGTTTCGTCCTCAGGTTTCCCCGACATCCCGAACAGCCCGTACCCGAGTCCTACGCACCTCCCCTCAAGCTCTTCCAGGTCTACCGTGAATACAAGGAGTGGGGACGGACCCTCTCCGTGGCCTCGGTGGGCGACCTGAACACCCTCGTCGAGGCGAGGAAGGAACGCGAATTCATCCAGATCGCCGAGGCCCTCCACGAGCAACGGATCTCCCAGATCGCCTCCCGTATCGCCGCCGAGGCACCCCGGATCAAACTCGTGCTCGTGGCGGGCCCCTCCTCTTCGGGCAAGACCACGTTTGCAAAGAAGCTCTCCATGTATCTCAAAGTCTTCGGACTCCGCCCCCTCGCCATAAGCCTCGACAACTACTTCAGACCTCGGGAGGAGACCCCCCTGGACGAGGAGGGAAACTACGATTTCGAGGCACTCGAAGCCCTCGATATAGAAGTCCTCAACCGTGATCTGGTCGCCCTCTTCGAAGGCGGATCCATACGGGAACGCCTCTTCAACTTCAAGACAGGACGCTCCCTGCATACGGAGCGGACCATCACCCTTCCTGAAAAGGGAATCGTCGTCATAGAGGGCATCCACGGCCTCAACGAGGCACTCACCTCCCAGATTCCGAGGGAACAGAAGTACAAGATCTACGTCTCCGCCCTCACCCAACTCAACCTCGACGACCACAACCGCATTCCCACCACGGACAACCGCCTCATCCGGCGTATGGTGAGGGACGCCCGGTTCAGGGGAAAGACCGCCCTCGAGACCATCCAGATGTGGCCCTCGGTCCGCAGGGGTGAGGAACGGCACATCTTCCCCTTCCAGGAGGAGGCCGACATCCTCTTCAACTCGGCACTCGATTACGAGCTCGGCGTACTCAAGGTCTTCGCCGAACCCCTCCTGAGGACCATAAAGCCGTACCATCGGGAATACGCCGAGGCGATCCGTCTCCTCGGATTCCTGGAAAACTTCCTTCCCATCTCCTCCCAACACGTCCCCGGGCGTTCCATCCTCAGGGAGTTCATCGGCGACAGTGAATTCCACTACTGA
- a CDS encoding phospho-sugar mutase — protein sequence MDLRELERKARMYIQLETGEEFRREVEELLEREDWEALNDRFFADLEFGTGGMRGIIGGGFFRMNPLMVRRATQGLANYILSQGVKDPSAAIAYDSRRYSRVFAREAALVLCGNGIKTYLFEDLRPTPELSFTVRHLGTTAGIVITASHNPPQYNGYKVYWSDGGQVVPPHDKGIIEEVRKVISEIRSMPEEEALARGLLTYIGEDVDRAYFDAVRRQVIRPDLFEEHGGEVSVVYTPLHGTGRMPVETVLRGFGIDVFTVPEQADPDGDFPTVEYPNPEEASALELALSYARKRKADVVMATDPDSDRLGIAVPDGHDYVLITGNQLGALLADYIFSSKKEMGSLPERPAFVKSIVTTNLQRKIVESYGVECHEVLTGFKYFAAKIREFEEKGGPQYVFGTEESYGFLVGTDVRDKDAVSASILTVEMTLYHRVQGKTLLQRLEELYRQHGYFEEILTTKTFPGEKGIQVMRGIMERLRTDPPLAFGDLKVVEIRDYLDGTTLYLPLGERKKNIDLPSSNVLQFVLEDGSVVSARPSGTEPKIKFYASCTSPVKDSLEEAKREVKEKLEVVQRQIDGWIPA from the coding sequence ATGGATCTGCGTGAACTGGAGAGGAAAGCCAGGATGTATATTCAGCTCGAGACCGGGGAGGAGTTCAGGAGAGAAGTAGAGGAACTCCTCGAGAGAGAGGACTGGGAAGCGCTCAACGACCGTTTCTTCGCCGACCTCGAATTCGGAACAGGGGGGATGCGTGGAATCATCGGGGGAGGATTCTTTCGCATGAATCCTCTCATGGTGCGCAGGGCCACCCAGGGCCTCGCCAACTACATCCTCTCCCAGGGGGTGAAGGATCCATCCGCAGCCATCGCCTACGACTCGAGACGATACTCCCGCGTGTTCGCCCGTGAAGCGGCGCTCGTGCTCTGCGGCAACGGGATAAAGACCTACCTTTTCGAGGACCTGAGGCCCACGCCGGAGCTGTCCTTCACGGTTCGCCATCTCGGCACCACCGCCGGTATCGTGATCACGGCGAGTCACAACCCTCCCCAGTATAACGGATACAAGGTCTACTGGTCGGATGGGGGGCAAGTGGTGCCTCCACACGACAAGGGGATCATAGAGGAAGTCCGGAAGGTGATCTCCGAGATCAGGTCGATGCCGGAAGAGGAAGCCCTTGCCCGAGGACTGCTCACCTACATCGGGGAGGACGTGGATCGGGCTTACTTCGACGCCGTGAGACGACAGGTGATCCGTCCCGACCTCTTCGAGGAACACGGAGGAGAGGTCTCGGTGGTCTACACCCCTCTCCATGGTACCGGGAGGATGCCGGTGGAGACCGTGTTGAGAGGGTTCGGGATCGACGTCTTCACCGTGCCCGAACAGGCCGATCCTGACGGGGACTTCCCTACGGTGGAGTACCCCAATCCCGAGGAGGCCTCGGCTCTGGAACTGGCGCTCTCGTACGCGCGGAAACGGAAGGCCGACGTGGTGATGGCCACGGACCCCGATTCCGACCGACTCGGCATCGCCGTTCCCGACGGACACGACTATGTCCTCATCACGGGGAACCAGCTCGGCGCGTTGTTGGCCGACTACATCTTCTCTTCGAAAAAAGAGATGGGTTCCCTTCCCGAGCGGCCTGCCTTCGTCAAGAGCATCGTCACCACCAATCTTCAGCGGAAGATCGTCGAATCGTACGGCGTGGAGTGCCATGAGGTGCTCACCGGATTCAAGTACTTCGCCGCCAAGATACGCGAGTTCGAGGAGAAGGGCGGTCCCCAGTACGTCTTCGGTACCGAGGAGAGCTACGGATTCCTCGTCGGGACCGATGTGAGGGACAAGGACGCCGTCTCCGCCTCGATCCTCACCGTCGAGATGACCCTCTACCACAGGGTTCAGGGGAAGACGCTCCTGCAGAGGCTGGAGGAACTCTACAGGCAACACGGCTACTTCGAAGAGATCCTCACCACGAAGACGTTCCCCGGTGAAAAAGGCATTCAGGTCATGAGAGGGATCATGGAACGACTCCGCACCGATCCTCCTCTCGCCTTCGGTGACCTCAAGGTGGTGGAGATACGCGACTACCTGGACGGCACCACCCTCTACCTCCCCTTGGGAGAGCGGAAGAAGAACATCGATCTCCCCTCATCCAACGTGCTCCAGTTCGTGCTCGAGGACGGAAGTGTGGTGAGCGCTCGCCCGAGCGGTACGGAGCCCAAGATCAAGTTCTATGCCTCCTGCACCTCGCCGGTGAAGGACTCGCTGGAAGAGGCGAAGCGGGAGGTCAAGGAGAAACTGGAGGTCGTCCAACGGCAGATCGACGGGTGGATCCCCGCATAG